In Flavobacteriales bacterium, the following are encoded in one genomic region:
- a CDS encoding O-antigen ligase family protein, with product MQNEKLPYFVRNISGLLITILCLKIAGYFSIVEDRGINQVFKIITRVGMTGAIFYLQFKLSKIGCIPTFRYKNVVSPLLYGAYLILGFASFSWSTDPTYSVLQWIMVVESLTFVIVYMRVVAMVNFYFPERPVNMVQMFVWGAFPIMIIFFIGSMAFPDLFWRGMRGGEEYRLGGYLMNPNELGMLSSIAAAMGYIHFQKTKHKVITVISILIALAVLGMTSSRSTAIGFFLIIGILILKSDNAKLKIAMFSSMGIAFPFILKFVIFKEGGGVEEVMSMTGRLPFWKALLNEGIVREPYFGYGFMRINYTDYFQGLNTYPAKMTHNTFMQVLMNLGFVGFFIAFWQLVTTVRNYFKEKDSPYGDFFIAMFIPAFINSITEFGIFGETNYGILFYQFLIMLFVIEIRTNWTFQEKVRYAIFKKSTHKLVSRVQNSE from the coding sequence ATGCAGAATGAAAAGCTTCCATATTTTGTGAGGAATATTAGTGGTTTGCTAATCACTATTCTGTGTCTGAAAATTGCGGGCTATTTTTCTATTGTAGAGGATAGAGGAATCAATCAGGTCTTCAAAATTATTACTCGAGTTGGGATGACTGGAGCCATTTTTTATTTGCAATTTAAGCTGTCCAAAATAGGTTGTATTCCAACTTTTCGTTATAAAAATGTGGTGTCGCCTTTGTTGTATGGAGCTTATTTAATATTAGGGTTTGCATCTTTTTCTTGGTCTACAGATCCAACATACTCCGTGTTGCAATGGATAATGGTTGTCGAAAGTTTAACTTTCGTTATCGTGTATATGCGAGTTGTAGCAATGGTGAATTTTTATTTTCCAGAAAGACCGGTTAACATGGTGCAAATGTTTGTCTGGGGAGCATTCCCAATTATGATTATCTTTTTTATTGGTTCTATGGCTTTTCCAGATTTATTTTGGAGAGGAATGCGTGGAGGGGAAGAGTACCGATTAGGAGGTTACCTAATGAATCCCAATGAACTCGGGATGTTGTCGAGTATTGCCGCAGCTATGGGGTACATTCATTTTCAGAAAACCAAGCATAAAGTAATTACAGTAATTAGTATTCTTATAGCTTTAGCCGTTTTAGGGATGACTTCATCAAGATCAACAGCTATAGGTTTCTTTTTGATTATTGGAATATTAATCTTAAAATCAGATAATGCAAAACTTAAAATAGCAATGTTTTCTTCAATGGGGATAGCATTTCCTTTTATTTTAAAATTTGTGATTTTTAAAGAAGGAGGAGGAGTTGAAGAGGTGATGAGTATGACTGGACGACTCCCATTCTGGAAAGCATTGTTAAATGAAGGAATTGTAAGAGAACCTTATTTTGGTTATGGGTTTATGCGAATCAATTATACAGACTATTTTCAAGGGTTAAATACCTATCCAGCAAAGATGACGCACAATACCTTTATGCAAGTTTTAATGAATTTAGGCTTTGTAGGTTTTTTTATTGCATTCTGGCAATTAGTTACGACCGTAAGAAATTATTTTAAAGAAAAAGACTCTCCTTATGGTGATTTTTTTATTGCAATGTTTATTCCTGCTTTTATCAACTCTATTACCGAGTTTGGAATTTTTGGTGAGACCAATTATGGAATCCTTTTTTACCAATTTTTGATCATGTTATTTGTGATTGAAATAAGAACAAATTGGACTTTTCAAGAAAAAGTAAGGTATGCTATTTTTAAAAAATCAACCCATAAGTTGGTAAGCCGAGTGCAGAATTCGGAATAA
- a CDS encoding glycosyltransferase, with protein MKVIHVTLGKANPNKMNGVNKVVNSLAISQTQLGCEVEVWGITKNPVHNYPERIYSTVLFKDLEKFAMPEGFEQALKNESKTAVFHIHGGFIPQFFTISQLMSKLGYQYIYTPHGSFNTIAMKRSWVKKKIYFSLYERKIIKNAKAIHFVGESEISGTNNMVKVDRYCLIPNGEQVNESKINWVDETKKDPVFGFCGRLDLHTKGLDILLKGFSEYLKKYNGKGVMWMIGDGEDKETLVDLIKELNLMSKVKFLGAQYGEQKIDLFQKLDYLVLTSRNEGLPGVVLECAALGVPSIVSKTTNVSQVGVYNAGIVLEENTPGILAKAFQKAYEWKKDGSHLRKRKAAIEMIKKEYDWNVIAQKLLKVYAE; from the coding sequence ATGAAAGTTATACATGTCACTTTAGGAAAAGCGAATCCAAATAAAATGAATGGAGTTAACAAGGTGGTGAATAGTTTGGCTATTTCACAAACCCAGTTAGGGTGTGAAGTAGAAGTGTGGGGTATAACCAAAAACCCTGTGCACAACTATCCAGAACGAATTTACAGTACTGTTTTGTTTAAAGATTTAGAGAAGTTCGCAATGCCAGAAGGTTTTGAGCAAGCATTAAAAAACGAAAGTAAAACCGCTGTTTTTCATATTCATGGAGGGTTTATTCCACAGTTTTTTACCATTTCGCAACTGATGAGTAAGTTAGGTTATCAATATATATATACGCCTCATGGGAGCTTTAATACTATAGCAATGAAAAGAAGTTGGGTGAAGAAAAAAATCTATTTTTCACTCTATGAAAGAAAGATTATTAAAAATGCCAAAGCAATTCATTTTGTAGGAGAAAGTGAAATTTCAGGAACCAATAATATGGTGAAAGTCGATCGTTATTGTTTAATCCCTAATGGAGAACAGGTCAATGAAAGCAAAATAAATTGGGTAGATGAGACTAAAAAAGATCCCGTCTTTGGTTTTTGTGGTAGGTTGGATTTGCATACGAAAGGATTGGATATACTCCTAAAAGGTTTTTCAGAATATTTAAAAAAATATAACGGAAAAGGAGTGATGTGGATGATTGGTGATGGAGAAGATAAGGAGACGCTTGTAGATTTAATCAAGGAATTAAATTTAATGTCTAAAGTGAAGTTTTTGGGAGCTCAATATGGAGAACAAAAAATAGATCTATTCCAAAAATTAGATTATTTGGTGCTGACTTCACGTAATGAGGGGTTGCCAGGTGTTGTATTAGAGTGTGCAGCGCTGGGGGTACCGAGTATTGTTAGTAAAACCACAAATGTTAGTCAAGTTGGGGTATATAATGCAGGTATTGTATTGGAGGAAAACACCCCCGGAATTTTGGCAAAAGCTTTTCAAAAAGCCTATGAATGGAAAAAAGATGGAAGCCACCTTAGAAAAAGAAAAGCAGCAATAGAGATGATAAAAAAAGAATACGATTGGAATGTCATTGCCCAAAAGTTGTTGAAAGTTTATGCAGAATGA
- a CDS encoding oligosaccharide flippase family protein, with protein sequence MLNKIKHIVHSKKHQLYVLCDQALVSGVNFLIAILLTRFMGLEEFGVFATAWMLVLFFSSVQQAVIVAPMYTLHAKSEEKSVFLSQAFNLQLLFTVLSMLVALVVVLIVFYFNNTWYRAGVFYSLPLVVGAFLMQDFFRRKNFVENNGFIVLVSDIIAYGFQPVLVVVLYVFDLLTIHSFFMGLFGLMIVVSIVQYFLAEKERFSHQTVQLFKAFWGFSKHLFFTSILQWFSGNYFIVFATGVLGPLAIGVIRIAQNLMGVLHILFLALENLIPIQASKILTKNGKEPTLNFFKQMTIKTGLMTVLILVLIAVFRGPIIELVYGAEYLIYDYIIIGFAVIYIFIFLGTILRFVIRTFEENRIVLENYIITGLFSFLTAGFFVANYQLNGVLVGLLLVQVVSLFYMLIRLAAKLKTK encoded by the coding sequence ATGCTAAATAAAATAAAACATATCGTACATTCAAAAAAGCACCAGTTGTATGTTTTGTGTGATCAAGCTTTAGTAAGTGGAGTTAACTTTTTAATAGCCATTTTATTAACGCGCTTCATGGGGCTAGAAGAGTTTGGTGTGTTTGCTACAGCTTGGATGTTAGTGCTGTTCTTTAGCAGTGTTCAACAAGCAGTCATTGTTGCACCAATGTATACTTTGCATGCAAAATCTGAAGAAAAATCTGTTTTTTTAAGTCAAGCATTTAATTTACAATTATTATTTACTGTGTTGTCAATGTTGGTAGCATTGGTCGTTGTTTTAATTGTTTTTTATTTCAATAATACTTGGTACAGAGCAGGTGTGTTTTATAGTTTACCATTAGTCGTGGGAGCATTTCTAATGCAAGATTTTTTTAGAAGAAAGAATTTTGTTGAAAATAACGGCTTTATCGTCTTGGTCTCTGATATTATAGCTTATGGATTTCAGCCTGTTTTAGTGGTAGTATTGTATGTTTTTGATTTGCTCACTATTCATAGCTTTTTTATGGGGTTGTTTGGATTAATGATCGTGGTTTCAATAGTCCAATATTTCTTAGCAGAAAAGGAACGCTTTAGTCATCAAACTGTACAGTTGTTTAAAGCGTTTTGGGGGTTTTCAAAACATTTATTCTTTACTTCAATATTGCAATGGTTTTCAGGAAACTATTTCATTGTTTTTGCAACAGGAGTCTTAGGTCCTTTAGCAATTGGAGTAATCAGAATCGCTCAAAATTTGATGGGAGTATTGCATATTTTGTTTTTAGCATTGGAGAATTTAATCCCTATACAAGCTTCAAAGATTTTAACAAAAAATGGAAAAGAACCAACCTTAAATTTCTTTAAGCAAATGACCATTAAAACAGGCCTAATGACAGTGTTGATCCTAGTGTTGATAGCTGTGTTTAGAGGTCCAATTATTGAGTTGGTATATGGAGCAGAATACCTTATTTACGATTATATCATTATCGGCTTTGCAGTCATCTACATCTTTATCTTTTTAGGAACAATTCTAAGGTTTGTAATTAGAACTTTTGAAGAAAATCGAATTGTACTAGAAAACTACATTATTACAGGTTTGTTTAGTTTTTTAACAGCAGGTTTCTTTGTCGCTAATTATCAGTTGAATGGAGTTTTGGTAGGACTTTTACTCGTGCAAGTTGTTTCACTTTTTTACATGCTAATTCGATTAGCAGCCAAACTTAAAACAAAATAA
- a CDS encoding Wzz/FepE/Etk N-terminal domain-containing protein encodes MKKQLGVVLRGIPIIILCLLLALLFAAKIILYTNTTYQSIAKVKLDDSKYGFSSTAMFEDFDVFSSEKYIETEAEILNSPLLVGMAIDSLDFDIAIYRAGSIKKTLLYDNSPITVTYHFENPELYKKEYGLIIKDDSVTLKVGKEENAIAYESFLGKSFEFEGGTITVFKRELADKNIVRDGAYKVKFFDRESLIKDVKSRLDVKAVSKEIFVLRVVYTDESAVRAAKFTNRLCQVYVDDYIASKASAANTSVNFIKSQLAEVRQKLERAELDLKRFKEQNDVVNTLQETETGLREISKLKIQLINLSINKQSVDQLEAYIAEGNFFDETSVSFGFGDLLMTELVKKMQILIGERKDLLALYTEDHEKVVAHDEKIEEIKNYIKEAIKSNKKEIATKIIEAEEALKIAEVQFKHFPQREKDLKILEREFRLQESSYNFLSEKLIEASIAASVKTAFHRVIQKAVVEKKAVKPNKTLITFVFGLLGLIIGIIIVYFRAAIVKKIIDKVDIEKTSLTPIVALVRRRKENMVSSEFITIAKGLLLKGFINKKDHNVLTIVSAVEGEGKSFITRNLGAALVEMGYRVALVDLDMERPSLQTGVKKFNYLNAVDESIELAEGIALYSTLNKDNSFLNNVEHVLAKIAILKEKYDFVVIDGGSIKESISAIELMKASSVSLFVVRANYTYFKYATFPDILKEEYGVDNIQFLLNDISSSINYTGYFSNYNLSLKHLYYRLKHYYNAK; translated from the coding sequence ATGAAAAAGCAATTAGGAGTTGTTCTTAGAGGAATTCCCATTATAATCCTTTGCCTATTGTTAGCATTGTTGTTTGCTGCAAAAATTATCTTGTATACCAATACAACCTATCAAAGTATTGCTAAGGTCAAATTAGATGATAGTAAATATGGATTCTCTAGTACAGCAATGTTTGAGGATTTTGATGTGTTTAGCTCTGAAAAGTATATCGAAACAGAAGCAGAAATTCTAAACTCACCTTTATTGGTGGGAATGGCTATTGATAGTTTAGATTTTGATATAGCAATTTATCGAGCTGGAAGTATTAAGAAGACTTTGTTGTACGATAACTCTCCAATAACAGTAACGTATCATTTTGAAAATCCAGAGCTGTATAAAAAAGAGTATGGTCTTATTATAAAAGATGACTCTGTAACATTAAAGGTAGGAAAGGAAGAAAATGCAATTGCTTACGAGTCATTTTTAGGAAAAAGCTTTGAGTTTGAAGGCGGAACGATTACTGTTTTTAAAAGAGAGTTGGCCGATAAAAATATTGTAAGAGATGGAGCCTATAAGGTGAAGTTTTTTGATAGAGAAAGTTTAATTAAAGATGTCAAAAGCCGATTGGATGTAAAGGCTGTTAGTAAGGAGATTTTTGTGTTGAGGGTTGTATATACCGATGAGTCGGCTGTTAGAGCAGCAAAGTTTACCAATAGATTATGCCAAGTTTATGTCGACGATTATATTGCAAGTAAAGCTTCGGCGGCCAATACCTCAGTGAACTTCATTAAAAGTCAGTTAGCAGAAGTGCGTCAAAAACTAGAGCGAGCCGAATTGGATTTGAAGCGCTTCAAAGAACAAAATGATGTAGTCAATACTTTGCAAGAAACAGAAACGGGATTGAGAGAAATCTCGAAGCTGAAAATACAATTAATTAACCTGTCAATTAATAAACAGAGTGTAGATCAATTAGAGGCCTATATAGCTGAGGGAAATTTCTTTGATGAAACATCTGTAAGTTTTGGTTTTGGAGATCTATTAATGACAGAGTTGGTCAAAAAAATGCAAATTCTGATTGGAGAAAGAAAAGACCTTTTGGCACTTTATACCGAAGACCATGAAAAAGTCGTTGCACATGATGAGAAAATAGAGGAAATTAAAAATTACATTAAAGAAGCCATTAAATCAAACAAAAAGGAGATAGCAACTAAAATTATTGAAGCTGAAGAGGCACTTAAAATAGCAGAAGTTCAATTCAAGCATTTTCCCCAAAGAGAAAAGGATTTAAAAATCTTAGAAAGAGAGTTTAGGTTACAAGAAAGTAGCTATAACTTCTTATCAGAAAAATTAATAGAAGCTTCCATTGCAGCATCAGTAAAAACAGCATTTCATCGAGTGATTCAAAAAGCTGTAGTCGAGAAAAAAGCTGTGAAACCTAATAAGACTTTAATTACATTCGTCTTTGGGTTGTTAGGTTTAATCATTGGAATTATTATCGTCTATTTTAGAGCGGCTATTGTCAAGAAAATTATAGATAAAGTAGATATAGAAAAAACTTCGCTAACACCTATTGTTGCTTTGGTACGTCGTAGAAAAGAAAATATGGTCAGTAGTGAGTTTATCACTATTGCAAAAGGGCTGCTGCTTAAAGGATTTATCAATAAGAAAGATCATAATGTTTTAACAATTGTTTCGGCAGTTGAAGGAGAAGGAAAATCATTTATCACCAGAAATCTAGGCGCTGCTTTAGTTGAAATGGGATACCGCGTTGCACTTGTTGATTTAGATATGGAACGCCCATCATTGCAAACAGGAGTAAAAAAGTTTAACTACTTAAATGCAGTAGATGAATCTATAGAGTTAGCAGAAGGTATAGCGCTGTATTCAACGTTAAATAAAGACAATTCTTTTTTAAATAATGTAGAGCATGTTTTGGCGAAAATAGCCATTTTAAAAGAGAAATACGATTTTGTCGTAATAGATGGAGGTTCTATTAAGGAGTCTATATCAGCTATAGAACTTATGAAAGCATCAAGTGTTTCTTTGTTTGTTGTTCGAGCAAACTATACTTATTTTAAGTATGCAACTTTTCCAGATATTTTGAAAGAAGAATATGGAGTAGATAATATTCAATTCTTACTAAACGATATTAGTTCAAGTATAAATTATACGGGATATTTCTCTAATTATAATCTAAGCTTAAAGCATTTGTATTACCGTTTAAAACATTATTACAATGCTAAATAA
- a CDS encoding polysaccharide biosynthesis/export family protein — translation MKTWNLHIVLAFFALLFSQCKTINIFEKTPKYDVLDVSLDDTSYEHIIKPDDKVSLSIWNHNDVSVGSTFSIYNSNEAFGKWLLVQEDSTVALPKLGIFKIGGLTCKEAAEELKTEFGKTLKDPIIVIKIMNKKVTVLGEVNQPGVYVLEKERTRVAEVIGEAQGLTFYANKSKVQLIREGKTYILDFTAKNALEYNVVLHSGDVLNVLSKNEQRIDKKAPTIIPFASLVSSLAILYSVLSN, via the coding sequence ATGAAAACTTGGAATTTACATATCGTATTAGCATTTTTCGCCCTATTATTCTCACAGTGTAAAACGATAAATATTTTCGAAAAAACACCGAAGTATGATGTGCTCGACGTGTCTTTAGATGATACATCATATGAACATATCATTAAACCAGATGATAAGGTTAGTTTAAGTATTTGGAATCACAATGATGTGAGCGTTGGCTCAACGTTTAGTATCTATAATTCTAATGAAGCTTTTGGTAAATGGTTGCTGGTTCAAGAAGATAGTACCGTGGCATTGCCAAAGTTAGGAATCTTTAAGATTGGTGGTTTAACATGTAAAGAGGCAGCAGAAGAATTAAAGACAGAGTTTGGAAAGACCTTAAAAGATCCCATAATAGTCATCAAAATTATGAATAAAAAGGTAACTGTTTTGGGAGAGGTCAATCAGCCTGGTGTATATGTTTTAGAGAAAGAACGAACGCGTGTAGCTGAAGTTATTGGAGAGGCACAAGGGCTAACATTCTATGCGAATAAATCTAAGGTTCAATTGATTCGAGAAGGGAAAACCTATATTTTGGATTTTACTGCTAAAAATGCCCTAGAATATAATGTCGTGTTACATTCAGGAGATGTGCTAAATGTGTTGTCCAAAAATGAGCAACGAATCGACAAAAAAGCACCTACAATTATTCCATTTGCAAGTTTAGTTTCTTCTTTAGCAATCCTATATTCAGTATTAAGTAATTAA
- a CDS encoding response regulator, which yields MAEKDNPKIFIVEDNVFYSELINSRLEEKGYTNVELYHSGEDCVDNLFRNPSIIILDYDLGKMNGLEVLKEIKSVNPNIQIVFLSGQENISVAVDSLKYGAYDYVEKNNHSLGRIPGIIAQINKYNIILQENEDLKKAKKTFIVSFVLLAMAYIYLQIKYLS from the coding sequence ATGGCAGAAAAAGATAACCCTAAAATTTTTATTGTAGAAGACAATGTCTTCTATTCTGAGCTAATAAATAGTAGGTTGGAAGAAAAAGGCTATACGAATGTAGAGCTTTATCATTCTGGTGAAGATTGCGTTGACAACCTATTTCGAAATCCGTCCATTATAATTTTAGATTATGATTTAGGAAAAATGAACGGTTTAGAAGTTCTGAAAGAGATTAAAAGTGTTAACCCGAATATTCAAATTGTATTTCTATCTGGACAAGAAAATATTTCTGTAGCAGTAGATTCCTTGAAATATGGAGCTTATGATTATGTAGAGAAAAATAATCATTCTTTAGGAAGAATTCCTGGGATAATAGCACAAATCAATAAGTATAATATAATTCTTCAGGAAAATGAAGACCTCAAGAAAGCCAAAAAAACATTTATTGTCAGTTTTGTATTGCTGGCTATGGCCTATATCTATTTGCAAATAAAGTATTTGTCTTAA
- a CDS encoding Hpt domain-containing protein: MENLIDLTLLEELANGDVGLLNKMKSIFIEETTLNIKKIEQNLEEENFVRISEIAHSIKPSLDYMAVVQMRNQVRTIEKQDFTNDDAIENVTSFIGDLKSLVNQLS; encoded by the coding sequence ATGGAAAATTTAATTGACTTAACCTTACTAGAGGAGCTCGCCAATGGAGATGTAGGGCTTCTCAATAAAATGAAATCTATTTTTATTGAAGAGACGACCCTTAACATAAAAAAAATAGAACAAAACCTAGAAGAAGAAAACTTTGTTAGAATTAGCGAAATAGCACATAGCATAAAACCCTCATTGGATTATATGGCTGTAGTTCAAATGAGAAATCAAGTAAGAACCATTGAGAAACAAGATTTTACTAATGATGATGCTATTGAAAACGTGACAAGTTTTATTGGAGATTTAAAGTCTCTAGTCAATCAATTGTCTTGA
- a CDS encoding PAS domain S-box protein, giving the protein MLDPELDILQRRIKRERLARKEAENILEQKSLELFEANQKLNALNDELQSEVDRRIKQLEFAEHEYQELVEAVNDIIYKTDIRGRFLYVNPKTVEVTGYTEAEFMRLRINDIIDPSFEKEVTAYYLNQVELDLPAKDMEFPIVTKSGDRIWINQTANFVFNAYKERNEFIVVARDVTERRNLTQVLKNSEEKYRGIIENLELGLLEIDVNGAITRAYPKFCELCGYEEQDLIGLNAREVFLHDDDKTEANEDGARKFASVCEVRIRHKNGNYLWVIVSNAPFYDVKGVYLGSIGIYLNISQRKAMESELKIAKEVAEASVKSKEMFLANMSHEIRTPMNAILGLGNLLTETVLTNQQYKYVSTINTSAKNLLTIINDILDFSKIEAGKLQIESIPFDVMQTVDKTVEVFLPLAKDKKLHFVRDLDKKIRKEVLGDPTRLNQVLINLLGNAFKFTEEGEVVLKVELLEKDKKNYKIHFSVKDTGIGISQKHQNTIFDSFAQAETSTARLFGGTGLGLSISYQLIKLMGGDLKVKSKVGEGTEFSFELDLEILQFQAMVNNASVEKLPKGVRVLLVEDNKVNQFLAQTILKGWECEVVCADDGEIAIEKLNEANFDIVLMDVRMPNMNGEEATKIIREEMKLKIPIIALTANAIKGDKEKYLSMGMNDYVSKPFEKDVLNEKILKWIK; this is encoded by the coding sequence ATGTTAGATCCCGAGTTAGACATATTACAAAGAAGAATTAAACGAGAGCGTTTAGCACGAAAAGAAGCTGAAAATATTTTAGAGCAAAAAAGTCTAGAGTTGTTTGAAGCAAATCAAAAGTTAAATGCTTTGAATGATGAGCTACAATCTGAAGTTGATAGAAGAATTAAACAGCTGGAATTTGCTGAACACGAATATCAAGAGTTGGTAGAAGCAGTAAACGATATTATATACAAAACTGATATTCGTGGTCGATTTCTATATGTGAATCCTAAAACTGTTGAAGTTACAGGGTATACAGAAGCGGAATTTATGCGATTAAGGATTAATGATATCATCGATCCGTCTTTTGAAAAAGAGGTGACAGCCTATTATTTAAATCAGGTAGAACTAGACCTTCCGGCAAAAGATATGGAATTTCCCATTGTGACGAAGTCGGGGGATAGAATCTGGATCAATCAAACAGCAAACTTTGTTTTTAATGCGTATAAAGAAAGAAATGAGTTTATTGTTGTAGCAAGAGATGTAACGGAAAGAAGAAATTTAACTCAAGTACTTAAAAATAGTGAAGAAAAGTATAGAGGAATAATAGAAAACTTGGAATTGGGACTGTTGGAAATAGATGTCAATGGAGCAATTACTAGAGCTTACCCAAAATTTTGTGAATTATGTGGGTATGAAGAGCAAGACTTAATAGGTTTAAATGCCCGAGAAGTGTTTTTACATGACGACGATAAAACAGAGGCAAATGAAGATGGAGCAAGAAAATTTGCAAGTGTTTGTGAAGTTAGAATTCGGCATAAAAATGGGAACTATTTATGGGTGATTGTATCTAATGCACCCTTCTATGATGTCAAAGGAGTTTATTTAGGATCAATAGGTATTTACTTAAATATTTCTCAGCGCAAAGCAATGGAGTCGGAGCTAAAAATTGCAAAAGAAGTAGCTGAAGCCTCTGTTAAGAGTAAAGAAATGTTCCTGGCAAATATGAGCCATGAAATCCGAACGCCGATGAATGCAATACTTGGGTTGGGAAATCTTTTAACGGAGACAGTACTTACCAATCAGCAATATAAGTATGTGAGTACCATTAATACATCAGCAAAAAATTTATTGACAATTATCAACGATATTTTAGATTTCTCAAAAATAGAGGCTGGAAAGTTACAAATAGAAAGCATTCCGTTTGATGTAATGCAAACAGTAGACAAAACAGTAGAAGTTTTTTTACCGTTGGCGAAAGATAAGAAACTTCACTTTGTACGTGATTTAGATAAGAAAATTAGAAAAGAAGTATTGGGAGACCCAACGCGTTTAAATCAGGTGTTGATTAACTTGTTAGGAAATGCATTTAAGTTTACCGAAGAAGGAGAGGTTGTATTAAAAGTTGAACTGTTAGAAAAAGATAAAAAGAACTATAAAATTCATTTTTCTGTGAAAGATACAGGAATTGGTATCTCTCAGAAACATCAAAATACCATATTTGATTCCTTTGCTCAAGCAGAGACTTCAACAGCACGTTTGTTTGGAGGTACTGGATTAGGATTGTCCATTAGTTATCAGTTAATTAAATTGATGGGAGGAGACCTTAAAGTGAAGAGTAAAGTAGGAGAGGGCACTGAGTTCTCATTTGAGTTGGACTTAGAGATCCTCCAATTTCAAGCAATGGTTAATAATGCTTCCGTAGAAAAATTACCCAAAGGAGTTAGAGTGTTATTGGTCGAAGATAATAAGGTGAACCAGTTCTTAGCTCAAACAATCCTAAAAGGTTGGGAATGTGAAGTGGTATGCGCAGATGATGGAGAAATCGCAATAGAAAAATTAAACGAAGCCAACTTTGATATTGTATTGATGGATGTTAGAATGCCGAATATGAATGGAGAAGAAGCGACCAAAATAATTAGAGAAGAAATGAAACTTAAGATCCCAATTATAGCTCTTACAGCTAACGCAATAAAAGGAGATAAAGAAAAGTATTTGAGTATGGGCATGAATGACTATGTATCAAAACCTTTTGAAAAAGATGTTTTAAATGAGAAAATTTTGAAATGGATTAAATAA
- a CDS encoding heme NO-binding domain-containing protein, whose translation MKGIVFTEFLEMVEEKFGYETVDAILEKSQDVTDGVYTSVGTYKHAELVALIVSLSEETKVSVPDLLNAYGVYLFAVFVRSYPMFFEHVKSMFDFLENIDRHIHKEVVKLYPDAELPRFESFRENEKHLVMIYYSQRKMVDFGMGLITAASNHFKTKIDLTKTVLGDLSGNEVRIDIKIIE comes from the coding sequence ATGAAAGGAATAGTATTTACAGAGTTTTTAGAAATGGTTGAAGAAAAGTTTGGCTACGAAACCGTAGATGCCATTCTTGAAAAATCACAAGATGTTACTGATGGTGTATATACAAGTGTTGGGACATATAAACATGCAGAATTAGTCGCTTTAATCGTGTCGTTAAGTGAAGAAACAAAAGTTTCTGTTCCTGACTTATTGAATGCTTACGGCGTTTATTTGTTTGCTGTTTTTGTGCGCTCCTACCCCATGTTTTTTGAACATGTAAAATCAATGTTCGATTTTCTCGAAAATATTGACCGTCATATTCATAAGGAAGTCGTAAAATTATATCCAGATGCTGAGTTGCCTCGCTTCGAAAGTTTTAGAGAGAATGAAAAGCATTTAGTGATGATTTATTATTCTCAACGTAAGATGGTTGATTTTGGGATGGGGTTAATTACAGCTGCTTCCAATCATTTTAAGACCAAAATAGATTTAACAAAAACAGTGTTAGGTGACCTATCAGGTAATGAGGTTAGGATAGACATCAAAATCATAGAGTAG